One genomic segment of Kocuria rhizophila DC2201 includes these proteins:
- a CDS encoding amidohydrolase family protein: MEQRVFDSHLHIIDPAHPLVENRGYLPEPFTVADYRRRVSDLGIAGGAVVSGSFQGFDQGYLIEALRALGPGFVGVTQLPADADDARILDLDRAGVRAVRFNVARGGSADLDDLERLARRVHGLAGWHAEFYIDARTIDETLSRRIAALPAASIDHLGMHEDGLPALLRLVERGVKVKATGFGRVHLDPAAAVRAIVDVDPTALMVGTDLPSTRAGRPFRDDDLRVIEEAVPAKHMADVFWGNAARFCLGSDTSGRGRAE, from the coding sequence GTGGAGCAACGCGTGTTCGACTCGCACCTGCACATCATCGACCCTGCCCATCCCCTGGTGGAGAACCGCGGGTACCTGCCCGAGCCGTTCACCGTGGCGGACTACCGGCGGCGCGTCAGCGATCTCGGGATCGCGGGCGGGGCGGTGGTCTCGGGATCGTTCCAGGGCTTCGACCAGGGGTACCTGATCGAGGCGCTGCGCGCGCTCGGCCCCGGCTTCGTGGGCGTCACCCAGCTCCCCGCGGACGCCGACGACGCCCGGATCCTCGATCTCGACCGCGCGGGGGTGCGGGCGGTGCGGTTCAACGTGGCCCGCGGCGGATCTGCCGACCTGGACGACCTCGAACGGCTGGCCCGGCGCGTCCACGGGCTGGCCGGCTGGCACGCCGAGTTCTACATCGACGCGCGCACCATCGACGAGACACTTTCCCGCCGCATCGCCGCGCTGCCCGCCGCGAGCATTGACCACCTGGGGATGCACGAGGACGGGCTGCCCGCACTGCTGCGGCTCGTGGAGCGCGGCGTGAAGGTCAAGGCCACCGGCTTCGGCCGTGTCCACCTCGATCCCGCTGCGGCGGTGCGCGCGATCGTGGACGTGGATCCCACGGCACTCATGGTCGGCACAGACCTGCCCTCCACCCGGGCCGGCCGGCCGTTCCGGGACGACGATCTCCGGGTGATCGAGGAGGCCGTTCCTGCGAAACACATGGCGGACGTGTTCTGGGGAAATGCCGCGCGGTTCTGCCTCGGCTCGGACACCAGCGGCAGGGGCCGGGCGGAGTGA
- the adhP gene encoding alcohol dehydrogenase AdhP, with the protein MARMNAAEVEAFGEDLVVGEHEIPEPGPHQALVKLIASGVCHTDLHAAGGDWPVKPKLPLIPGHEGVGIVEKLGPDVTELEVGQMVGNAWLWSACGNCDHCRTGWETLCEQQVNGGYGIGGSFGEYMLVDARYAAVIPEGADPYEIAPVLCAGVTVYKGLKQTEVKPGQWVVISGIGGLGHVAVQYAVAMGMRVVAVDVADDKLALATEHGAEITVNAFAEDPAEVIQEKIGGSHGVLVTAVHPQAFGQAIGMTRRGGTIVFNGLPPGDFPAPIFDIVLKGLTIRGSIVGTRQDMIEALEFYAAGKIHPTFSKRPLEDINAIFDEMEHGKIDGRVVIEY; encoded by the coding sequence ATGGCACGCATGAACGCAGCAGAGGTCGAGGCCTTCGGCGAGGACCTGGTCGTCGGCGAGCACGAGATCCCGGAACCGGGGCCCCACCAGGCCCTCGTGAAGCTCATTGCTTCCGGGGTGTGCCACACGGACCTGCATGCCGCGGGAGGGGACTGGCCCGTCAAGCCCAAGCTTCCCCTGATCCCCGGTCACGAGGGCGTGGGCATCGTGGAGAAGCTCGGTCCGGACGTCACCGAGCTCGAGGTCGGGCAGATGGTCGGAAATGCCTGGCTGTGGTCCGCGTGCGGCAACTGCGACCACTGCCGCACCGGCTGGGAAACGCTGTGCGAGCAGCAGGTCAACGGCGGCTACGGCATCGGCGGCTCCTTCGGGGAGTACATGCTGGTGGACGCCCGCTACGCCGCTGTCATTCCCGAGGGTGCGGATCCCTACGAGATCGCACCCGTGCTGTGCGCGGGAGTGACCGTGTACAAGGGGCTCAAGCAGACGGAGGTCAAGCCGGGGCAGTGGGTCGTGATCTCGGGCATCGGCGGGCTCGGACACGTGGCGGTGCAGTACGCGGTGGCCATGGGCATGCGCGTGGTGGCCGTGGACGTCGCGGACGACAAGCTGGCGCTGGCCACCGAGCACGGCGCGGAGATCACGGTCAACGCCTTCGCCGAGGACCCCGCGGAGGTCATCCAGGAGAAGATCGGCGGCAGCCACGGGGTGCTCGTCACGGCGGTGCACCCGCAGGCCTTCGGGCAGGCCATCGGCATGACCCGGCGCGGTGGCACGATCGTGTTCAACGGTCTGCCCCCGGGGGACTTCCCGGCTCCGATTTTCGACATCGTGCTCAAGGGGCTCACTATCCGCGGGTCGATCGTGGGCACCCGCCAGGACATGATCGAGGCCCTGGAGTTCTACGCCGCCGGCAAGATCCACCCCACGTTCAGCAAGCGTCCGCTCGAGGACATCAACGCGATCTTCGACGAGATGGAGCACGGCAAGATCGACGGCCGTGTGGTGATCGAGTACTGA
- a CDS encoding TetR/AcrR family transcriptional regulator, translating to MSEQRTPDQGAPSGQRIADAAIRVIAHRGFDVVSVRSVAQESGLSAGTVQYHYRTRKDLLVAALERSVERQTQRVMAARGQSGHRASLTRTLRELLPGEGVRDEDAAVWVSFGAAASTRDWLAELYWEEMRTFQALVRDALRRAQKDGVLREGLSPEDAAPLVTALVNGLTLDHLNAPHAVRRGVEDALGRGLALILAD from the coding sequence ATGTCGGAGCAGCGGACACCGGATCAGGGTGCGCCGAGCGGCCAGCGCATTGCGGACGCGGCGATCAGGGTGATCGCCCACCGTGGGTTCGACGTGGTGAGCGTGCGCAGCGTGGCTCAGGAGTCGGGGCTGTCCGCGGGGACCGTGCAGTACCACTACAGGACGCGCAAGGACCTGCTGGTCGCAGCCCTGGAGCGTTCCGTGGAGCGGCAGACGCAGCGCGTCATGGCTGCACGCGGTCAGTCGGGCCACCGGGCGTCACTCACGCGCACCCTGCGCGAGCTGCTGCCGGGGGAGGGGGTGCGCGATGAGGACGCCGCCGTGTGGGTCAGCTTCGGAGCCGCCGCGTCCACGCGGGACTGGCTCGCGGAGCTCTACTGGGAGGAGATGCGCACGTTTCAGGCCCTGGTGCGTGACGCGCTGAGGCGGGCGCAGAAGGACGGCGTGCTCCGGGAGGGACTGAGTCCGGAAGATGCCGCGCCCCTGGTTACGGCGCTGGTGAACGGCTTGACGCTGGATCACCTCAACGCGCCCCACGCCGTGCGTCGCGGAGTGGAGGACGCGCTGGGGAGAGGACTCGCTCTGATCCTCGCCGACTGA
- a CDS encoding DUF2087 domain-containing protein: MTHHSDFKLLVRARMRATGQPYTAARADLLRDNDAAAPPPSPAPPPSSAPSVPEAASEQWQRAEAEHRRALGRFLRDGRVVSVPARRKARVHVLLHLLSLFPAGRTYTEPEVNDVLRPVVEDWAFWRRELVEYGYLQRDAGRYWLPENVPERTANMQQEAPAWEALWLPTHLRDRQT; encoded by the coding sequence ATGACTCACCACAGCGACTTCAAACTACTGGTCCGCGCCCGCATGCGCGCCACCGGTCAGCCCTACACCGCGGCCCGCGCGGACCTCCTGCGGGACAACGACGCCGCCGCCCCACCTCCCAGTCCCGCGCCGCCGCCCAGCTCCGCGCCGTCGGTTCCGGAGGCGGCCTCCGAGCAGTGGCAGCGCGCCGAGGCCGAGCACCGCAGGGCCCTCGGCCGGTTCCTTCGCGACGGCCGGGTGGTCTCGGTCCCGGCCCGCCGCAAGGCCCGCGTGCACGTGCTGCTGCATCTTCTCTCGCTGTTCCCCGCGGGGCGCACGTACACGGAGCCCGAGGTGAACGACGTCCTCCGCCCCGTGGTCGAGGACTGGGCGTTCTGGCGCCGCGAACTCGTGGAGTACGGCTACCTGCAGCGCGACGCCGGGCGCTACTGGCTCCCCGAGAACGTGCCCGAGCGCACGGCCAACATGCAGCAGGAGGCCCCCGCGTGGGAGGCCCTGTGGCTTCCCACGCACCTGCGGGACCGCCAAACCTGA
- a CDS encoding GAP family protein, giving the protein MGDLLALTGLALLDSMSLGTLVIPVVLVLSRRRVDVVPLVIYFATVVLIYFALGVAIALGFDLVSDVAGRVWDSEPAQWFKLIAGVGLLAFGILAPDPTTRETPRQAPRSLRPGAMIALGGGAALTEAATMVPYLAANGIITAMPIGWPSRLLLLAGYCLVMVLPAVVLLLGALVLGDRIWPRLEKLVPVLEREAKITLLWVAGLVGFWMAATGFAELDLGG; this is encoded by the coding sequence GTGGGCGATCTCCTGGCTCTGACCGGGCTGGCTCTGCTGGACAGCATGAGTCTGGGGACGCTGGTGATCCCCGTCGTGCTGGTGCTCTCCCGGCGACGCGTCGACGTGGTGCCCCTGGTGATCTACTTTGCCACCGTGGTGCTGATCTACTTCGCGCTCGGCGTGGCCATCGCCCTGGGGTTCGACCTGGTCTCCGACGTCGCCGGCAGGGTGTGGGACAGCGAACCTGCCCAGTGGTTCAAGCTCATTGCCGGTGTGGGCCTGCTCGCGTTCGGCATCCTGGCACCCGATCCGACAACACGGGAGACACCCCGCCAGGCCCCGCGCTCCCTGCGCCCCGGAGCCATGATCGCCCTGGGCGGCGGTGCCGCGCTCACGGAAGCCGCCACGATGGTGCCGTACCTCGCCGCGAACGGGATCATCACGGCCATGCCCATCGGCTGGCCCTCACGTCTCCTGCTGCTCGCGGGGTACTGCCTGGTGATGGTGCTGCCCGCCGTGGTCCTGCTCCTCGGCGCCCTCGTCCTGGGCGATCGGATCTGGCCCCGCTTGGAGAAACTCGTCCCCGTTCTCGAGCGGGAAGCGAAGATCACGCTCCTGTGGGTTGCCGGGCTCGTGGGGTTCTGGATGGCGGCCACGGGTTTCGCGGAGCTCGACCTCGGAGGGTAG